A region from the Salvelinus sp. IW2-2015 linkage group LG19, ASM291031v2, whole genome shotgun sequence genome encodes:
- the LOC111979512 gene encoding uncharacterized protein, with amino-acid sequence MLWLSSSPGLLSCESIIPSPLCQRHACRLSVLALALAGMYTTRLYSAVGGGGGGKPGRRPGLGGGGLPMLENHPHHHPLPPHQHPHHVPPPPPSYPPVYQGRPDPHRGPHFHSHHHHQQHYHPHPHPHLAPPPPPPLPPHPHYQTHAHLHHRGTVGAAGNNNNKKTWNFIHEKMSYDTFFTMKRLIERSRRADEVLRWVTQNPGKISHNHYPIALQKIGQLLQAGAGVGGGGGGGRGGSEAALVPSPGVGGGERVANEGRQILEHQDFQTLCDSIVRDCAKFDNFSIVNCLYAVAALGLPSDSRVVQVLEAESQSRLGQFNQKDVSMVFSSSMKLHPSSQHPLTEACLAGLEKNLERERHPQTLFLLLSYYRLKWRLLQSSDDATAEIVANVPPNPEQLLANRKILRLVKHTLASVSGVRDQEMALLDEMLATCVREASNKSLEIIFSSHLFYQNRQERFVCSLAEELPKKVDSITPYTMALIAKYIARHRLRETRLLDTIADFLVKKGEYLDSKVIQKLVFPFSRMSYRPSNEVQFFSKLEVVLELKALSSPLATVNILMSLFQLGHFPGLVLHKVFSTAFISNVTNSPYALIVRRYLSLLDAAVELEYRDYTGPRLQDTHKVLMFDHALTADEVNRKYSYKGLVAEALRQLVGEHGYKQDEVLAPGYYTDFLLWINGSGQVLPIQAGASQGVTHKAPEGSVAVTALTSDFQKFSPFAPLEEGGDQRPVGGDESVTLLPQHMQRGANPASVQRAAPNGGGPLDYNTYYTPADYYSSLAKEHSLESQDSSTLSSPPSDSLAQPMTSGVGGSTTAAPVSLFQFSIGKILEDEGGVPGPDCELPVFYEGLAGDVGPTSSLQLHPADRTDTERAVGDQRQVKRVVMSVNDKWHYCHNSEVLVGSRAMRDRHLLLLGYVILQLPYHELEKLNGIEEVKQYLHKKLLEVPL; translated from the exons ATGCTGTGGCTGTCCTCCAGCCCAGGCCTCCTGAGCTGCGAAAGCATAATCCCTTCGCCCCTCTGCCAGCGACACGCCTGCCGCCTTAGCGTCCTCGCACTCGCCCTCGCCGGCATGTACACTACCCGGCTGTACAGCgcagttggtggtggtggtggaggaaagCCTGGACGCCGGCCGGGCCTGGGGGGTGGAGGACTGCCCATGCTGGAgaaccacccccaccaccaccctctcCCACCACACCAACATCCCCACCACGTGCCCCCTCCACCTCCCAGCTACCCGCCTGTCTACCAGGGGCGCCCTGACCCTCACCGGGGGCCCCACTTCCacagtcaccaccaccaccagcagcactACCATCCCCATCCCCACCCGCACCTGGCCCCTCCTCcgcctccacccctccccccgcACCCTCACTACCAGACGCACGCCCACCTGCACCACCGCGGCACTGTTGGCGCCGccggcaacaacaacaacaagaagacGTGGAACTTCATCCATGAGAAGATGAGCTACGACACCTTCTTCACCATGAAGAGGCTGATCGAACGCTCGCGGAGAGCGGACGAGGTGCTGCGCTGGGTGACACAGAACCCAGGCAAGATTTCACACAACCATTACCCCATCGCCCTGCAGAAGATCGGCCAGCTACTACAGGCCGGGGCTGgggttggaggaggagggggcggcGGCAGAGGTGGCTCGGAGGCAGCCCTGGTTCCCTCTCCCGGGGTCGGTGGAGGAGAAAGAGTGGCGAATGAAGGTCGACAGATCCTGGAGCACCAGGACTTCCAGACGCTGTGCGACTCCATTGTGAGGGACTGTGCCAAGTTTGACAACTTCAGCATCGTCAACTGCCTGTACGCTGTGGCAGCATTAG GCCTTCCCAGCGACTCGCGGGTGGTGCAGGTGCTGGAGGCTGAGTCCCAATCACGACTGGGCCAGTTTAACCAGAAGGACGTGTCCATGGTGTTCAGCTCCAGCATGAAGCTGCACCCCAGCAGCCAGCACCCGCTCACCGAGGCCTGCCTGGCGGGCTTGGAGAAGAACCTGGAGCGGGAGCGTCACCCGCAGACCCTCTTCCTGCTGCTCTCCTACTACCGCCTCAAGTGGCGCTTGTTGCAATCCAGCGACGATGCGACGGCCGAGATCGTGGCCAATGTACCACCCAACCCGGAACAGCTCCTGGCCAACAG GAAGATCCTCCGACTGGTCAAGCACACACTGGCTAGCGTAAGTGGCGTGCGCGACCAGGAGATGGCGCTGCTGGACGAGATGCTGGCTACATGCGTACGTGAGGCTAGTAACAAGAGCCTGGAGATTATCTTCAGCTCCCACCTATTCTACCAGAACAGACAGGAGAGGTTTGTGTGCAGCCTGGCTG AGGAGCTGCCTAAAAAAGTGGACAGCATAACCCCATACACCATGGCCCTCATTGCCAAATACATCGCCCGCCACCGGCTCAGAGAGACTCGACTCCTCGACACCATCGCTGATTTCCTGGTCAAGAAGGGAGAATACCTGGATAGCAAG gTAATCCAAAAGCTTGTGTTCCCCTTCAGCCGGATGAGCTACCGCCCGTCCAACGAGGTCCAGTTCTTCTCCAAGCTGGAAGTGGTGCTGGAGCTAAAGGCCCTGAGCTCCCCGCTAGCCACAGTCAACATCCTCATGTCCCTGTTCCAGCTGGGTCACTTCCCTGGCCTGGTGCTGCACAAGGTCTTYTCCACCGCCTTCATCAGCAACGTCACCA ACAGTCCTTACGCTCTGATCGTGCGTCGCTACCTGTCTCTGTTGGACGCGGCGGTGGAGCTGGAGTACAGGGACTACACCGGTCCACGGCTCCAGGACACGCACAAGGTGCTCATGTTTGACCACGCGCTGACYGCTGAYGAGGTCAACCGCAAATACAG CTACAAGGGTCTTGTTGCTGAAGCCCTCAGACAGTTGGTTGGAGAGCATGGCTACAAACAAGACGAGGTTCTGGCCCCTGGTTATTACACAG ACTTCCTGCTGTGGATTAACGGTTCTGGCCAGGTTCTCCCTATCCAGGCAGGGGCCTCCCAAGGTGTTACCCACAAAGCCCCAGAGGGATCCGTGGCCGTGACAGCCCTCACCTCAGACTTTCAAAAGTTCTCCCCCTTCGCCCCACTAGAGGAAGGGGGGGACCAGCGACCCGTCGGAGGGGACGAGTCGGTAACCCTCCTGCCACAACACATGCAGCGTGGGGCAAACCCTGCCTCGGTCCAGAGGGCAGCCCCTAACGGCGGGGGCCCACTTGACTACAACACTTACTACACGCCTGCTGACTACTACTCCAGCCTGGCCAAGGAGCACTCGCTGGAGAGCCAGGACAGCTCCACGCTCAGCAGCCCTCCCTCTGACAGCCTGGCCCAGCCAATGACCTCTGGGGTAGGAGGATCCACCACAGCTGCTCCTGTTTCTCTTTTCCAGTTCTCTATTGGGAAGATCCTGGAGGACGAGGGAGGGGTGCCAGGGCCCGACTGCGAGCTCCCTGTCTTCTATGAGGGGTTGGCCGGGGACGTGGGGCCCACCTCGTCACTTCAGCTGCACCCGGCCGATCGAACCGACACAGAGAGGGCAGTGGGGGACCAGCGGCAAGTTAAGAG AGTGGTCATGTCGGTGAATGACAAGTGGCACTACTGTCACAACTCTGAGGTGCTGGTGGGCTCCCGAGCCATGAGGGACCGTCATCTGTTGCTCCTGGGATACGTCATTCTGCAG CTGCCCTATCACGAGCTGGAGAAGCTGAATGGCATAGAAGAGGTGAAGCAGTACCTCCACAAAAAGCTCCTGGAGGTCCCCTTATGA